A window of the Janthinobacterium agaricidamnosum NBRC 102515 = DSM 9628 genome harbors these coding sequences:
- a CDS encoding NAD(P)-dependent oxidoreductase yields the protein MHIGFIGIGSMGKGMVPNLLKAGHQLSIWNRSPEPLEEMKKLGAVVVDTPQQAFDADVVITMLSDDNVTRQIVIDSGALASAKPGLIHLSMATLSAALTIELSELHEKAGVAYIAAPVFGRNNLAAAGTLNIAVAGPQQAIDKVQPLLDMMGQKTWPMGDQPVQAAILKISANMMLGCAIEALGEAMALTQSYGIANESMVDFVTNTLFASPAYKIYGPLISQRTVEQPSFTLRLGLKDCNLALKAGEAHDVPLPFASVLRDNFLQALAAGDGGKDISMLGVHAIKRSGQQ from the coding sequence ATGCATATCGGATTTATCGGGATTGGTTCCATGGGCAAAGGGATGGTGCCCAACTTGCTCAAGGCAGGCCATCAACTCAGTATCTGGAATCGCAGCCCGGAACCGCTGGAAGAAATGAAAAAGCTGGGCGCAGTGGTGGTCGATACACCGCAGCAGGCGTTCGATGCCGACGTGGTCATCACCATGCTGTCGGACGACAATGTGACGCGCCAAATCGTCATCGACAGCGGCGCGCTGGCGTCAGCCAAACCGGGCTTGATTCACCTGAGCATGGCAACCCTATCGGCCGCCCTGACCATCGAACTAAGCGAACTGCATGAAAAAGCGGGCGTGGCCTATATCGCCGCACCGGTGTTTGGCCGCAACAACCTGGCCGCCGCCGGCACCTTGAATATCGCCGTCGCCGGCCCGCAGCAAGCGATCGACAAGGTGCAGCCGCTGCTCGATATGATGGGCCAGAAAACCTGGCCGATGGGCGACCAGCCGGTACAGGCGGCCATCTTGAAAATTTCCGCCAATATGATGCTGGGCTGCGCCATCGAAGCATTGGGCGAAGCGATGGCGCTGACGCAGAGTTATGGCATCGCCAACGAAAGCATGGTCGATTTTGTCACCAATACCCTATTTGCGTCGCCGGCCTACAAAATCTACGGTCCGCTGATTAGCCAGCGCACAGTGGAGCAGCCAAGCTTCACCTTGCGCCTGGGCTTGAAGGATTGCAACTTGGCGCTGAAGGCTGGCGAGGCGCACGATGTGCCATTGCCCTTCGCCAGCGTGCTGCGCGACAACTTCTTGCAAGCCTTGGCGGCCGGCGACGGCGGCAAGGATATTTCGATGCTCGGGGTACACGCGATCAAGCGTTCGGGCCAGCAGTAG
- a CDS encoding VTT domain-containing protein, translated as MDFVQFLDMIVHVDKTLGVLIAQYGTLVYAVLFAIIFCETGLVVLFFFPGDTLLFIAGAFCATGEMHLGLLMALLVTAAITGNTLNYWIGEAIGHRVFTHDYRWINKDALRRTHDFFDKHGGKTIILARFVPVVRTFAPLVAGVSDMTHARFQMYNISGAILWVVGLVTAGYFFGNIPMIRDHLTLIVLFGVGVAVVPIALGGLWKLYKKMTTRKAGT; from the coding sequence ATGGATTTTGTGCAATTCCTTGACATGATCGTTCATGTCGACAAGACACTTGGCGTCCTGATCGCGCAATACGGCACCCTGGTGTACGCCGTGCTGTTCGCGATTATTTTTTGCGAAACCGGATTGGTGGTGCTGTTTTTCTTCCCGGGGGATACGCTGCTGTTTATCGCCGGCGCTTTTTGCGCGACCGGGGAAATGCATCTCGGCCTGTTGATGGCGTTGCTGGTGACGGCGGCGATTACCGGCAATACGCTCAATTACTGGATAGGCGAGGCGATCGGGCACCGGGTATTTACCCACGATTACCGCTGGATCAACAAGGATGCGCTGCGCCGTACCCACGATTTCTTCGACAAGCATGGCGGCAAGACCATCATCCTGGCGCGCTTCGTGCCGGTGGTGCGTACTTTTGCCCCGCTGGTCGCCGGCGTGTCCGACATGACCCATGCGCGCTTCCAGATGTATAACATCAGCGGTGCGATACTGTGGGTGGTCGGCCTGGTGACGGCTGGCTACTTCTTTGGCAATATCCCGATGATCCGCGACCATCTGACGCTGATCGTGCTGTTCGGCGTCGGCGTGGCGGTAGTGCCGATCGCGCTGGGCGGCTTGTGGAAATTGTACAAAAAGATGACCACCCGTAAAGCTGGAACCTGA
- a CDS encoding thioredoxin family protein, which yields MSTIYASAQPTRADIDALPGPALLEFGAGWCGHCRASEAVLAHVFSDYPDVRHLRVEDGSGRALGRSFRVKLWPTMIFLQDGIEVARLVRPLDAGAIRDAFALIRPAA from the coding sequence ATGAGCACCATCTACGCCAGCGCCCAGCCGACGCGGGCCGATATCGATGCGCTGCCCGGCCCGGCACTGCTGGAATTCGGCGCCGGCTGGTGCGGCCATTGCCGTGCGTCGGAAGCCGTGCTGGCCCATGTGTTTAGCGATTATCCCGATGTGCGCCATCTCCGGGTCGAAGACGGCAGCGGCCGCGCGCTGGGCCGCTCGTTTCGCGTCAAGCTGTGGCCAACCATGATCTTCCTGCAGGATGGCATCGAAGTGGCGCGCCTGGTGCGTCCGCTCGACGCCGGCGCGATCCGCGACGCGTTTGCGCTGATCCGTCCCGCCGCCTGA
- the miaA gene encoding tRNA (adenosine(37)-N6)-dimethylallyltransferase MiaA has protein sequence MTNTATLPLALAIMGPTASGKTAAALAIAEKIPSEIISVDSALVYRGMDIGTAKPSKEEQASVPHHLIDIIDPLDAYSVAQFRKDTLRLVADIAGRGKLPLLVGGTMLYFKGLADGLDELPGADPVLRATLEADAALVGWPLMHQRLAQLDPATAARLAPNDAQRIQRALEIIALSGKPMSTLLALREKTVLPFNLVSFALEPSDRAVLHQRIARRFDLMLENDALLDEVDHLRRRGDLHPGLPSMRCVGYRQAWDYLDGHIDRAALRDTGIIATRQLAKRQLTWLRSMPERIVIDCLESDPAAAMLARLEALRVTAK, from the coding sequence ATGACAAACACAGCAACACTACCGCTGGCGCTCGCCATCATGGGGCCGACCGCGTCCGGCAAGACCGCCGCCGCGCTGGCCATCGCCGAAAAAATCCCGTCTGAAATCATTTCGGTCGATTCGGCGCTGGTGTATCGCGGCATGGATATCGGCACCGCCAAGCCGAGCAAGGAAGAACAGGCCAGCGTGCCGCACCACCTGATCGACATCATCGACCCGCTCGATGCGTATTCGGTGGCGCAATTTCGCAAGGACACGCTGCGGCTGGTGGCCGACATCGCCGGGCGCGGCAAACTGCCGCTGCTGGTCGGCGGCACCATGCTGTATTTCAAGGGCCTGGCCGACGGGCTCGACGAATTGCCGGGCGCCGATCCGGTGCTGCGCGCCACGCTGGAAGCCGACGCGGCGCTGGTCGGCTGGCCGCTCATGCACCAGCGGCTGGCCCAGCTCGACCCGGCCACCGCCGCGCGGCTGGCACCGAACGACGCGCAGCGCATCCAGCGTGCGCTGGAAATCATCGCGCTGTCCGGCAAGCCGATGTCGACCTTGCTGGCGCTGCGCGAAAAAACTGTCTTGCCCTTCAATCTGGTATCGTTCGCGCTGGAACCGTCGGACCGAGCCGTGCTGCACCAGCGCATCGCCAGGCGCTTCGACCTGATGCTGGAAAACGACGCGCTGCTCGACGAGGTCGACCATTTGCGGCGGCGCGGCGACTTGCATCCCGGCTTGCCGTCGATGCGCTGCGTCGGCTACCGCCAGGCCTGGGATTACCTGGACGGCCATATCGACCGCGCGGCCTTGCGCGACACCGGCATCATCGCCACCCGCCAACTGGCGAAGCGGCAATTGACATGGCTGCGCTCGATGCCGGAGCGCATCGTCATCGATTGCCTGGAGTCCGATCCGGCGGCGGCCATGCTGGCCCGGCTGGAAGCCTTGAGAGTGACCGCAAAGTAA
- a CDS encoding helix-turn-helix domain-containing protein yields MWASQFDSARVKGDPVTRAALEEASLRPGFEQAWSALEEEYGVLDALLTARQQAGLTQEQLAQKMGTTKSAVSRLEASLRSEKYSPSFATLRKYAQACGKKLVLQLI; encoded by the coding sequence ATGTGGGCGAGCCAGTTTGATAGCGCGCGTGTGAAGGGGGATCCGGTTACGCGTGCGGCGCTGGAAGAGGCCAGCTTGCGTCCCGGTTTTGAACAGGCATGGAGCGCGCTGGAAGAGGAATATGGCGTGCTGGATGCGTTGTTGACGGCGCGTCAGCAGGCTGGCTTGACGCAGGAGCAGCTGGCGCAAAAGATGGGCACCACCAAGAGCGCGGTGTCGCGTCTGGAAGCGTCGCTGCGCAGCGAAAAATATTCGCCGTCCTTTGCCACGCTGAGGAAATATGCCCAGGCTTGCGGCAAGAAATTGGTGCTGCAACTGATTTGA
- a CDS encoding D-hexose-6-phosphate mutarotase, with the protein MSMTTFGALPAVRISAPDGAHATVTLYGGHLVSWTTADGQERLFCSALSALDGSKAIRGGVPLIFPQFSERGTGLRHGFARIAHWRLSGNGSDDDGAYAEFSLAPSDLPAPLASAWPFAFALTLRVTLHGNRLAIDFTVANTGTQAFPFSAALHSYHQVGDFQSSRLAGLQDVHFSDPQHSDAIQREAVLSFDDKLDRLYRQVPGPLTLSAGDATLQLEQQGFTDAVVWNPGAADSRALNDMSDDEYRRFICIEAALIAPATLAPGQSWSGRQQLNWS; encoded by the coding sequence ATGAGCATGACCACCTTCGGCGCGCTGCCCGCAGTGCGCATCAGCGCGCCGGACGGCGCCCACGCCACCGTCACGCTGTACGGCGGCCACCTGGTGTCGTGGACAACCGCGGACGGCCAGGAGCGGCTGTTCTGCAGCGCGCTGTCGGCGCTCGACGGCAGCAAGGCGATCCGTGGCGGCGTGCCGCTGATCTTTCCCCAATTCAGCGAACGCGGCACCGGCTTGCGCCACGGTTTTGCGCGCATCGCCCACTGGCGCCTGAGCGGCAATGGCAGCGACGACGACGGTGCTTACGCCGAATTCAGCCTGGCCCCATCCGACTTGCCGGCGCCGCTGGCGTCGGCCTGGCCGTTCGCATTCGCACTGACCCTGCGCGTGACCTTGCACGGCAATCGGCTGGCCATCGATTTCACGGTCGCGAACACCGGTACCCAAGCGTTCCCGTTTTCGGCGGCGCTGCACAGCTATCACCAGGTCGGCGACTTCCAGTCCAGCCGCCTGGCGGGTTTGCAAGACGTGCATTTTTCAGACCCGCAGCACAGCGACGCCATCCAGCGCGAAGCGGTGCTGTCCTTCGACGACAAGCTGGACCGGCTCTACCGCCAGGTGCCGGGGCCGCTGACCCTGAGCGCGGGCGACGCCACGCTGCAACTGGAGCAGCAGGGGTTTACCGACGCGGTGGTGTGGAATCCCGGCGCGGCCGACAGCCGGGCCTTGAACGACATGAGCGACGATGAATACCGGCGCTTTATCTGCATCGAGGCGGCGCTGATCGCACCGGCCACGCTGGCGCCCGGCCAAAGCTGGTCGGGCCGCCAGCAGCTCAACTGGTCCTAA
- the mutL gene encoding DNA mismatch repair endonuclease MutL: protein MNAPMTPHRPIQALPDQLISQIAAGEVVERPSAVVKELLENALDSGATQITVRLEEGGVKRIAITDNGRGIAPEQLPLALARHATSKIASLSDLENVGTLGFRGEALASIASVAAVTITSRTADAAHAWEIVGSHHGDVTPSSGACGTTVDVQDLYFNTPARRKFLKSEQTEYGHCAEVVRRIALARPDVSFALSHNGRAIDQWNISEMAKRSAHILGNDFAEARLALDETAGPLRLHGFAGLPTASKTRADGQFFYVNGRFVRDKLLVHAVRAAYEDVLHADRFPSYVLALDLDPALVDVNVHPSKIEVRFRDSRSVHQFVFHAVQRALAQTSATAFGSVPSPQPAADGGFGHGGSGGGAGASGGGNGGGGGGGGGGNWRREQTQTSFGPQFSNTFSPSPFGPSKPFLGGGLAGVAQSSANYGALFSGDAASERPGMPPATIQQAEPYIASPQAMAQEEYPLGFALAQLHGIYILAQNTKGLVLVDMHAAHERILYEQLKNALQAQVSGHAMQVQALLIPVTFYADAIEVSTVNENQDTLTALGFDIAALSPTTLAVRSVPTLLKNADAQTLARDVLRDVREYGGSRVLIERQNELLGTLACHTAVRANRILSVQEMNALLRQMESTERADQCNHGRPTWVQVDIGALDKLFLRGQ from the coding sequence ATGAACGCTCCCATGACGCCCCATCGCCCGATCCAGGCCCTGCCCGACCAGTTGATTTCCCAAATCGCCGCCGGCGAGGTGGTCGAACGGCCGTCGGCGGTGGTCAAGGAATTGCTGGAAAACGCACTCGACTCGGGCGCCACCCAGATCACGGTGCGGCTGGAGGAAGGCGGCGTCAAGCGCATCGCCATCACCGACAATGGCCGCGGCATCGCCCCCGAACAGCTGCCGCTGGCCCTGGCGCGCCATGCCACGTCGAAAATCGCCAGCCTGTCGGACCTGGAAAACGTCGGCACGCTGGGTTTTCGCGGCGAGGCGCTGGCGTCGATCGCCTCGGTCGCGGCGGTCACCATCACCTCGCGCACGGCCGACGCCGCCCACGCGTGGGAAATCGTCGGTTCGCACCATGGCGACGTGACGCCGTCGTCCGGCGCCTGCGGCACCACGGTCGACGTGCAAGACCTGTATTTCAATACGCCGGCGCGCCGCAAGTTCCTGAAGTCCGAACAAACCGAATACGGCCATTGCGCCGAGGTGGTACGGCGCATCGCGCTGGCGCGGCCCGACGTATCGTTTGCGCTGAGCCACAACGGCCGCGCCATCGACCAGTGGAACATCAGCGAAATGGCCAAGCGCAGCGCCCACATCCTCGGCAACGACTTTGCCGAGGCGCGGCTGGCGCTCGATGAAACGGCCGGCCCGCTGCGCCTGCACGGCTTTGCCGGCTTGCCGACCGCCTCCAAGACGCGCGCCGACGGCCAGTTCTTTTACGTCAACGGCCGCTTCGTGCGCGACAAGCTGCTGGTGCACGCGGTGCGCGCCGCCTATGAAGACGTCTTGCACGCCGACCGTTTCCCGTCGTATGTGCTGGCGCTCGACCTCGACCCGGCGCTGGTCGACGTCAACGTCCATCCATCGAAAATCGAAGTGCGCTTCCGCGACAGCCGCTCGGTGCACCAGTTCGTGTTCCACGCGGTGCAGCGCGCGCTGGCGCAAACCTCGGCCACCGCGTTCGGCAGCGTGCCGTCGCCGCAACCGGCGGCCGATGGCGGCTTCGGCCACGGCGGCAGCGGCGGCGGCGCTGGTGCCAGTGGCGGCGGCAACGGTGGCGGTGGCGGTGGTGGTGGCGGTGGCAACTGGCGCCGCGAACAGACCCAGACCTCGTTCGGCCCGCAATTCAGCAATACCTTCTCGCCGTCGCCATTCGGGCCATCGAAACCGTTCCTCGGCGGCGGCCTGGCCGGCGTGGCGCAAAGCAGCGCCAACTATGGCGCGCTGTTCAGCGGCGACGCCGCGAGCGAGCGCCCGGGCATGCCGCCGGCGACGATCCAGCAAGCCGAACCCTATATCGCGTCGCCGCAAGCGATGGCGCAGGAAGAATATCCGCTCGGCTTCGCGCTGGCGCAATTGCACGGCATTTACATCCTGGCGCAAAACACCAAGGGACTGGTGCTGGTCGACATGCATGCGGCGCACGAACGGATCCTGTACGAACAATTGAAAAACGCGCTGCAAGCCCAGGTATCCGGCCACGCCATGCAGGTGCAGGCGCTGCTGATCCCGGTCACCTTCTACGCCGACGCGATCGAAGTGAGCACCGTCAATGAAAACCAGGACACCTTGACGGCGCTCGGGTTCGACATCGCCGCGCTGTCGCCGACCACGCTGGCGGTGCGCTCGGTGCCGACGCTGCTGAAAAACGCCGACGCCCAGACGCTGGCGCGCGACGTGCTGCGCGACGTGCGCGAATACGGCGGTTCGCGGGTGCTGATCGAACGGCAAAATGAATTGCTCGGCACGCTGGCCTGCCACACGGCGGTGCGCGCCAACCGCATCCTGTCGGTGCAGGAAATGAACGCCCTGCTGCGCCAGATGGAAAGCACCGAACGGGCCGACCAATGCAATCACGGCCGCCCGACCTGGGTGCAGGTGGACATCGGCGCACTGGACAAACTGTTCTTGCGCGGCCAATAA
- a CDS encoding fumarylacetoacetate hydrolase family protein produces the protein MQYVIETPVQAAVPVAGSEAWFPVHRIYCVGRNYVEHAKEMGHTGREAPFFFMKPADAVLPVAAGTTGNMPYPSQTADLHHEIELVVAIGKGGRDISTADALSHVWGYAVGLDMTRRDLQGEAKKLGRPWCTGKGFDYSAPIGPIFPVADAGAVDAAAISLTVNGEPRQASTTGKLIWNVAETISILSTLYQLQPGDLIFSGTPEGVAAVSQGDLLVGAIDGLGELRVKLV, from the coding sequence ATGCAATATGTAATCGAAACGCCGGTCCAGGCGGCGGTGCCGGTCGCCGGCAGTGAGGCATGGTTTCCGGTACACCGGATTTATTGCGTCGGCCGTAACTATGTCGAGCATGCGAAGGAAATGGGCCATACCGGCCGTGAAGCGCCGTTCTTTTTCATGAAACCGGCCGACGCCGTATTGCCGGTCGCGGCCGGCACTACCGGCAACATGCCTTATCCGAGCCAGACCGCCGATCTGCACCATGAAATCGAACTGGTGGTGGCGATCGGCAAGGGCGGGCGCGACATCAGCACCGCCGACGCGCTGTCGCATGTGTGGGGCTATGCGGTCGGGCTGGACATGACGCGCCGCGACTTGCAGGGCGAAGCGAAGAAACTGGGCCGTCCATGGTGCACCGGCAAGGGTTTCGATTATTCGGCGCCGATCGGCCCGATCTTTCCGGTGGCCGACGCCGGCGCCGTTGACGCGGCGGCGATTTCGCTGACCGTCAACGGCGAACCGCGCCAGGCAAGCACGACCGGCAAGCTGATCTGGAACGTTGCTGAAACGATTTCGATCCTGTCGACACTGTACCAGTTGCAGCCGGGCGACCTGATCTTCAGCGGCACGCCGGAAGGCGTGGCGGCGGTCAGCCAGGGCGACTTGCTGGTCGGCGCCATCGACGGGCTGGGCGAGTTGCGCGTCAAGCTTGTATAA
- a CDS encoding carbonic anhydrase — translation MRNLSALLVCSLAMMTASANDVPAPGSASASAAASASAPASAAAKAAAAKTLTESVKKPVAPRSSAASAAAARAAEDQSELDLSAKIAARLAEMRANQAARAAHAAKARKAATAAAAARAAAPVPPPVPQSTDWSYEGDTGPDNWGKINSSWAQCGNGTRQSPIDLRDGMKVDLEQISFDYKPSSFTVIDNGHTILVTVGSGNYITVQNHMYELVQFHFHRPSEERINGKGYEMVVHLVHRDGQGKLAMLAILLERGNPQSTIQTVWNNLPLEKKELVTPAIVLDPAELLPQKRDYFTYMGSMTEPPCTEGVLWMVMKQPQQASPDQMALFSRLYPFNVRPIQNSNGRVIKESN, via the coding sequence ATGCGTAATTTGAGCGCCCTGCTGGTTTGCAGCCTTGCCATGATGACGGCGAGCGCCAACGATGTGCCCGCCCCCGGTAGCGCGTCGGCTTCGGCTGCCGCCAGTGCGTCGGCACCGGCCAGCGCCGCCGCCAAGGCCGCCGCCGCCAAGACCCTGACCGAGTCGGTCAAGAAACCTGTCGCGCCAAGGTCGTCGGCCGCCAGCGCCGCCGCCGCGCGCGCCGCCGAAGATCAGTCCGAACTGGATTTATCGGCCAAGATCGCCGCGCGCCTGGCCGAGATGCGCGCCAACCAGGCCGCCCGCGCGGCGCATGCCGCCAAGGCCCGCAAGGCGGCGACGGCGGCCGCCGCGGCGCGCGCCGCCGCGCCGGTGCCGCCGCCGGTCCCGCAAAGCACCGACTGGTCGTATGAGGGCGATACCGGGCCGGACAACTGGGGCAAGATCAATTCCAGCTGGGCCCAGTGCGGCAACGGCACGCGCCAGTCGCCGATCGATCTCCGCGACGGCATGAAGGTCGACCTGGAGCAGATCAGCTTCGACTACAAGCCGTCGTCGTTCACCGTCATCGACAATGGCCACACCATCCTGGTGACGGTCGGCAGCGGCAATTACATCACCGTGCAAAACCATATGTACGAGCTGGTGCAGTTCCACTTCCACCGTCCGTCGGAAGAGCGCATCAACGGCAAGGGCTATGAAATGGTGGTGCACCTGGTGCACCGCGATGGGCAAGGCAAGCTGGCGATGCTGGCGATTTTGCTGGAGCGTGGCAACCCGCAAAGCACCATCCAGACCGTGTGGAACAATCTGCCGCTGGAGAAAAAGGAGCTGGTGACGCCGGCGATCGTGCTCGATCCGGCCGAACTGCTGCCGCAGAAGCGCGACTATTTCACCTACATGGGCTCGATGACCGAGCCGCCCTGCACCGAGGGCGTGCTGTGGATGGTGATGAAACAGCCGCAGCAGGCGTCGCCGGACCAGATGGCGCTGTTCAGCCGGCTGTATCCCTTCAATGTGCGGCCCATCCAGAACAGCAACGGCCGCGTCATCAAGGAATCGAACTGA
- a CDS encoding MFS transporter has product MSKHQAGAVKANSPGTVLFASLIGTTIEFFDFYIYATAAVLVFPKLFFPAGDPSAAVLQSLATFAIAFFARPVGSALFGHFGDRIGRKATLVAALLTMGLSTVIIGLLPTYAMIGTAAPLLLALCRFGQGLGLGGEWGGAVLLATENAPPGKRAWYGMFPQLGAPIGFFLSGGIFLLLSETLSDAQFFSYGWRIPFLASALLVIVGLYVRLKITETPAFQKVLEKNERVKLPVATVFRDHGRMLLLGTIAAMATFVLFYLMTVFALSWGTTKLGFTRKEFLILQLFAVLFFALTIPLSAVLADRHGRRLTLILVSAAIVIFGLVLAPMFGSGNVWEVTLFMSIGLGLMGMTYGPLGTMLSELFPAEVRYTGSSLTFNLAGILGASLAPYAATWLATNHGLQYVGYYLSSAALLTLIALLLVGKPVKGKEAWAE; this is encoded by the coding sequence ATGAGCAAGCATCAAGCCGGCGCCGTCAAGGCGAACTCACCCGGTACCGTTTTATTTGCCAGCCTGATCGGCACCACCATCGAATTCTTCGATTTTTATATTTACGCGACCGCCGCCGTGCTGGTCTTCCCGAAATTGTTTTTCCCGGCTGGCGACCCGTCGGCCGCCGTGCTGCAATCGCTGGCGACGTTTGCCATCGCCTTCTTCGCGCGGCCGGTCGGTTCGGCGCTGTTCGGCCACTTCGGCGACCGCATCGGCCGCAAGGCCACGCTGGTCGCGGCCTTGCTGACCATGGGCTTGTCCACCGTCATCATCGGCTTGCTGCCGACTTACGCGATGATCGGCACCGCCGCGCCGCTGTTGCTGGCGCTGTGCCGCTTCGGCCAGGGGCTCGGCCTGGGCGGCGAATGGGGCGGGGCGGTCTTGCTGGCCACCGAAAACGCGCCGCCGGGCAAACGCGCGTGGTATGGCATGTTCCCGCAACTGGGCGCGCCGATCGGCTTTTTCCTGTCGGGCGGCATCTTTTTGCTGCTGAGCGAAACGCTGAGCGATGCGCAATTCTTCAGCTACGGCTGGCGCATTCCGTTCCTGGCCAGTGCCTTGCTGGTTATCGTCGGTTTGTATGTGCGCCTGAAAATCACGGAAACCCCGGCGTTCCAGAAAGTGCTGGAAAAGAACGAGCGCGTCAAATTGCCGGTCGCTACCGTGTTCCGCGACCATGGCCGCATGCTGCTGCTCGGCACTATCGCCGCGATGGCCACCTTCGTGCTGTTTTACCTGATGACGGTGTTCGCCTTGAGCTGGGGTACCACCAAGCTGGGTTTCACGCGCAAGGAGTTCCTGATCCTGCAATTGTTCGCGGTGCTGTTCTTTGCGCTGACGATACCGCTGTCGGCCGTGCTGGCCGACCGCCACGGCCGCCGTTTGACGCTGATTCTGGTATCGGCCGCGATTGTCATCTTCGGCCTGGTGCTGGCGCCGATGTTCGGTTCCGGCAATGTCTGGGAAGTGACCCTGTTCATGTCTATCGGCCTGGGCTTGATGGGGATGACGTACGGCCCGCTGGGCACCATGCTGTCGGAACTGTTCCCGGCCGAAGTGCGCTACACCGGCTCGTCGCTGACTTTTAATCTGGCCGGCATCCTCGGCGCCTCGCTGGCGCCGTACGCGGCGACCTGGCTGGCCACCAATCATGGCCTGCAATATGTCGGTTATTACCTGTCGAGCGCCGCCTTGCTGACGCTGATCGCCTTGCTGCTGGTGGGCAAGCCGGTGAAGGGCAAGGAAGCGTGGGCTGAATAA
- a CDS encoding peptidylprolyl isomerase translates to MTAFRTCSAIAMLLAIHCAQAADAPVKASVADLIKASRPSDWRPLDPDNTLYMEIPGGRVVIEMAPAFAPNHVANIKALVRERYFDGLAIVRAQDNWVVQWGDPNETEPKPMKTAQRTLPGEFTVPLKNDRHFTRLPDRDGYAPQVGHSNGFPSARDPKSGRAWLTHCYGAVGVGRDNGSDSGGGAELYAVIGHAPRHLDRNITVVGRVVSGMPLLSTLPRGTAPMGFYDTPDKNVPIKAIRLAADVPQAERSKLEVMRTDSAAYQAVVEAQRNRGGPWNKVPAGYIELCNAPIPVREPAVRH, encoded by the coding sequence ATGACTGCATTCAGAACTTGTTCCGCCATCGCCATGCTGCTCGCCATCCACTGCGCGCAAGCCGCCGATGCGCCCGTCAAGGCCAGCGTGGCCGACCTGATCAAGGCGTCCAGGCCGTCCGACTGGCGCCCGCTCGACCCCGACAACACCTTGTACATGGAGATTCCGGGCGGCCGGGTGGTGATTGAAATGGCGCCGGCCTTTGCGCCCAACCATGTCGCCAACATCAAGGCGCTGGTGCGCGAGCGGTATTTCGACGGCCTGGCGATCGTGCGCGCGCAAGACAACTGGGTGGTCCAATGGGGCGATCCGAATGAAACAGAGCCGAAGCCGATGAAGACGGCGCAACGCACGCTGCCCGGCGAATTCACCGTGCCGCTGAAAAACGATCGCCACTTCACCCGCTTGCCGGACCGCGACGGCTATGCGCCGCAAGTGGGCCATTCGAACGGTTTCCCGTCGGCGCGCGATCCGAAAAGCGGCCGCGCCTGGCTGACCCATTGTTATGGCGCCGTCGGCGTCGGACGCGACAATGGCAGCGACAGCGGCGGCGGCGCCGAGCTGTACGCCGTCATCGGCCATGCGCCGCGCCACCTGGACCGCAACATCACCGTGGTCGGCCGGGTGGTGTCCGGCATGCCGCTGCTGTCGACGCTGCCGCGCGGCACTGCGCCGATGGGCTTTTACGACACGCCGGACAAGAACGTGCCGATCAAGGCGATACGGCTGGCCGCCGACGTGCCGCAAGCCGAACGCAGCAAGCTGGAAGTGATGCGCACCGATAGCGCCGCCTACCAGGCGGTGGTGGAAGCGCAGCGCAACCGCGGCGGGCCATGGAACAAAGTCCCGGCCGGCTATATCGAACTATGCAACGCGCCGATCCCGGTGCGCGAACCAGCCGTCCGCCACTAA